A genomic region of Roseateles amylovorans contains the following coding sequences:
- a CDS encoding fasciclin domain-containing protein, translated as MHDIVDTAVEAGSFKTLAAALTAANLVGTLRGAGPFTVFAPTDEAFAKLPAGTVEALLADIPKLTAILTYHVVAGAVMAADVVKMDGQSAQTVNGASLKISTTGGVKLNGTTSVVKTDISCTNGVIHVIDSVLLPA; from the coding sequence ATGCACGACATCGTCGACACCGCCGTTGAAGCTGGAAGCTTCAAAACTCTCGCCGCGGCACTGACCGCAGCCAATCTGGTCGGCACTCTCCGCGGCGCCGGTCCGTTCACGGTCTTCGCGCCGACCGACGAGGCGTTCGCCAAGCTTCCCGCCGGCACTGTGGAGGCCCTGCTGGCGGACATTCCCAAGCTCACCGCGATCCTGACCTACCACGTCGTCGCCGGCGCGGTGATGGCCGCCGACGTGGTCAAGATGGACGGCCAATCGGCCCAGACCGTCAATGGCGCCTCCCTGAAGATCAGCACCACGGGAGGCGTCAAGCTCAACGGCACCACGTCGGTTGTCAAGACCGACATCTCCTGTACCAACGGCGTCATCCATGTGATCGATTCGGTGTTGCTGCCCGCCTGA
- a CDS encoding MerR family transcriptional regulator → MSLHTSPDEPAARPLMRSGIAARLAGLSPSTLRIWENRYGVVAPPKAASGQRTYSMKDIERLRLIKQLTVDGHAIGSVARLDTDALLALSSGNPIATARVPRVLVIGQSAAHKLEGRLKPAPASVFSDLAHAEREIVHAGSADVLVIHVASLHASMTDRITSLRGNLPVARVILVYSFGAQGVAETLAAAGVTVRREPVSGRELAGMVMASRPPDGKAAIAAPSNPRRYSDADLVTLREMPSMVACECPRHLAEIVTLLVGFEEYSTECATRNAADVALHRHLHEVTSAARSMLEQALARLVAEEGLVL, encoded by the coding sequence ATGTCTCTTCACACCTCGCCCGACGAACCTGCGGCAAGACCCTTGATGCGCAGTGGTATCGCGGCCCGCCTGGCAGGCCTGTCGCCATCAACCCTGCGCATTTGGGAGAACCGCTACGGCGTCGTGGCGCCCCCCAAGGCGGCCTCGGGACAACGCACGTATTCCATGAAGGACATCGAGCGGCTGCGGCTGATCAAGCAGCTCACGGTGGACGGGCATGCGATCGGCAGCGTTGCCCGGCTCGACACTGACGCGCTGCTCGCGCTTTCCTCCGGTAACCCGATCGCGACGGCGAGAGTGCCGCGGGTTCTTGTCATCGGCCAGTCCGCCGCGCACAAGCTGGAGGGGCGGCTCAAACCCGCGCCAGCGTCTGTATTCAGCGACCTGGCGCATGCCGAGCGCGAGATCGTCCATGCCGGCTCCGCGGATGTGCTGGTCATCCACGTCGCTTCGTTGCACGCGTCGATGACCGATCGAATCACGAGCCTGCGCGGCAACCTGCCGGTTGCTCGTGTCATCCTCGTTTATTCATTCGGTGCTCAGGGCGTCGCCGAAACGCTTGCTGCCGCGGGCGTGACAGTGCGCCGCGAGCCCGTCTCCGGCCGGGAACTGGCCGGCATGGTCATGGCGTCGCGGCCGCCCGACGGGAAGGCCGCGATTGCCGCGCCCTCCAATCCCCGACGGTACAGCGATGCTGACCTGGTGACCCTGAGGGAGATGCCCTCGATGGTGGCTTGTGAATGTCCGCGCCATCTGGCCGAGATCGTCACTCTGTTGGTGGGCTTCGAGGAGTACAGCACCGAATGCGCGACCCGAAATGCGGCGGATGTCGCGTTGCATCGCCACCTGCACGAGGTCACCAGCGCGGCGAGGAGCATGCTGGAACAGGCGCTCGCGCGCTTGGTGGCCGAAGAGGGGCTCGTGCTCTAG
- a CDS encoding fasciclin domain-containing protein, which translates to MKKLLIAGAIALASVAAQAKDVVDTAVAAGNFKTLVAAVQAAGLVDTLKGKGPFTVFAPTDEAFAKLPKADLDALLKDKAKLTAVLTYHVVAGQVLAKDIKPGKVKTVQGGEVTLSTTGGVTVNGAKVIKADIVADNGAIHVIDTVLMPK; encoded by the coding sequence ATGAAGAAGCTCCTCATCGCTGGCGCCATCGCGCTGGCCAGCGTCGCCGCCCAAGCCAAGGACGTCGTCGACACTGCCGTCGCTGCCGGCAATTTCAAGACGCTCGTCGCCGCGGTGCAGGCGGCCGGTCTCGTCGATACGTTGAAGGGCAAGGGCCCGTTCACCGTCTTTGCGCCGACCGACGAAGCATTCGCGAAGTTGCCGAAGGCCGACCTCGACGCATTGCTGAAGGACAAGGCGAAGCTGACCGCCGTTCTGACCTACCACGTCGTCGCAGGCCAGGTTCTGGCCAAGGACATCAAGCCCGGCAAGGTCAAGACCGTGCAAGGCGGCGAAGTCACGCTGTCGACGACCGGCGGCGTGACCGTCAATGGCGCGAAGGTGATCAAGGCGGACATCGTTGCCGACAACGGCGCGATCCATGTGATCGATACGGTGTTGATGCCCAAGTAA